The following coding sequences lie in one Rutidosis leptorrhynchoides isolate AG116_Rl617_1_P2 chromosome 4, CSIRO_AGI_Rlap_v1, whole genome shotgun sequence genomic window:
- the LOC139845347 gene encoding cytochrome P450 93B2-like: protein MNIFQFQLSETISPVIITVVIIISSFLIYSLIAKQNKINRHLPPSPPSLPIIGHLHHLGPLIHQSFHKISTRYGPLIHLRLGSVFCVVASTPDLARDFLKTNELAFSSRKHSLAIDHITYGVAFAFAPYGPYWKFIKKMSTVELLGNQNLSHFLPIRTHEIYELFKGLVAKAKRKESVSLNEELLKLTNNVICQMMMSIRCSGTNDEADEAKNLVREVTQIFGEFNVSDFIWVCKNIDLQGFKKRYMDTHRRYDALLEKIIFEREEKRRNEGKREDGKGKDFLDMLLDVLEDKNCEIVITRDHIKALILDFFTAATDTTAIAIEWAIVELMNNPKVLEEAKREIDQVIGHERLVLESDAPNLPYIQAIIKETLRLHPPIPMIIRKSIEDVKVQGYDIPRGTLLFVNIWSIGRNSQYWENPLEFNPRRFLNYDEQKGSLDIKGQCFQLLPFGTGRRGCPGINLAMRELPVVIAGLIQCFEWNANGEKGLKMDERPGLTAPRAVDFEFVPLVREDCPKVFS, encoded by the exons atgaacatattccaaTTTCAATTATCTGAAACTATTTCTCCGGTTATCATCACCGTCGTGATCATCATATCCTCTTTCTTAATCTATTCATTAATCGCTAAACAAAACAAAATTAATCGTCATCTTCCACCAAGCCCACCATCATTACCAATTATCGGTCACCTTCACCACCTTGGGCCACTCATCCACCAATCTTTTCACAAAATCTCGACTCGCTATGGCCCACTAATCCATCTTAGACTTGGCTCGGTCTTTTGTGTCGTAGCCTCCACACCTGACCTCGCACGTGACTTTCTTAAAACAAATGAACTCGCATTTTCATCAAGAAAACATTCGCTAGCCATTGATCATATTACATATGGAGTGGCCTTTGCTTTCGCACCGTACGGTCCGTACTGGAAATTCATCAAGAAAATGTCCACAGTTGAGCTTTTGGGCAACCAAAATCTAAGCCATTTTTTACCCATTCGAACTCATGAAATTTACGAGCTTTTTAAAGGGTTAGTAGCAAAAGCTAAGCGAAAAGAAAGTGTTAGCTTGAATGAAGAGTTGTTGAAGCTAACTAATAATGTTATATGTCAAATGATGATGAGTATTCGATGTTCGGGGACAAATGATGAGGCTGATGAAGCTAAGAATCTTGTTAGGGAGGTGACACAGATTTTTGGGGAGTTTAATGTATCGGACTTTATATGGGTTTGTAAGAACATAGATTTGCAAGGGTTTAAGAAGAGGTATATGGATACACATAGAAGGTATGATGCTTTGTTGGAGAAGATTATATTTGAGAGGGAAGAAAAAAGAAGAAATGAAGGTAAAAGAGAAGATGGGAAAGGTAAAGATTTTCTTGATATGTTGCTTGATGTTTTGGAAGATAAGAATTGTGAAATTGTGATTACCAGAGACCACATCAAAGCCTTGATTTTG GATTTCTTTACTGCTGCAACGGATACAACAGCAATAGCCATTGAATGGGCTATAGTTGAACTTATGAATAACCCTAAGGTACTCGAAGAAGCTAAAAGAGAGATCGATCAAGTCATTGGACATGAACGGCTAGTTCTCGAATCAGATGCACCTAACCTCCCTTACATTCAAGCAATCATAAAAGAGACCTTACGACTTCACCCGCCGATACCAATGATAATTCGAAAGTCAATCGAAGATGTCAAAGTTCAAGGATACGATATCCCAAGAGGCACATTGTTATTTGTCAACATTTGGTCAATCGGAAGAAACTCACAATATTGGGAAAACCCTTTGGAATTTAACCCTCGTAGGTTTCTAAACTATGATGAACAAAAAGGATCACTAGATATTAAAGGCCAATGTTTTCAACTTTTGCCTTTTGGGACCGGACGAAGAGGGTGTCCTGGTATTAATTTAGCCATGAGAGAACTTCCTGTTGTTATTGCGGGACTTATTCAATGCTTTGAATGGAATGCTAATGGTGAAAAAGGATTGAAAATGGATGAACGGCCCGGATTAACGGCTCCAAGGGCGGTGGATTTCGAGTTTGTTCCGTTGGTTCGGGAAGATTGTCCCAAGGTTTTTAGCTGA